A window of Parasynechococcus marenigrum WH 8102 contains these coding sequences:
- a CDS encoding ABC transporter ATP-binding protein, producing MLNASKAGFRRLLPLLRPHLRQLMTGGLCMVVYVGSFPVLVSLAGELFPALGSKDLSRVLQLIAQAVLIFAVQKLAQFGQDSLLAEPALLVSQRLRRELFSTLQRVELGALEKLSAGDLTYRLTEDADRVSEVLYKTIHDTVPSVLQLLVVLGTMLWLDWKLTIAILLLAPVIVWLISLFGAQVMRATERSQKKVSELAGLLGEAIEGLPLVRAFAAEPWLQDRFEQEISQHRQARQRTYLLVALQHPVVGIIEVIGLFAVLGLAAWRIESGDLTIPGLSSYLTGLIVLIDPIAHVTNNFNEFQQGQASLRRLREIEQEPLEPSDPADSVSLGDVKGALSLESLSFHYVKGQTVLDRLDLQVPAGSVLAVVGPSGAGKSTLFSLLLRFNTAQQGSILLDGVDISSMRSRELRQRVALVPQRTTVFSGSIAEAIRFGRRATHEQMVSAARLANADDFIQALPDGYNTKLEERGSNLSGGQLQRIAIARAVLGDPAILLLDEATSALDAEAEAAVQLGLNRAMADRTVIVIAHRLATVQEADKIVVLEHGRIVELGSHAELMNAYGRYRDLCERQIIRGVEVT from the coding sequence ATGCTCAACGCATCCAAGGCCGGCTTCCGGCGCCTCCTTCCGCTGTTGCGACCACACCTCCGTCAGCTGATGACGGGTGGTCTGTGCATGGTGGTTTATGTCGGCAGCTTTCCAGTTTTGGTCAGTCTGGCGGGAGAGTTGTTCCCTGCGCTCGGCTCAAAGGACCTCAGCCGCGTCCTGCAGTTGATTGCCCAGGCAGTGCTGATCTTTGCTGTTCAAAAGCTGGCTCAGTTCGGCCAGGACTCGCTGCTGGCGGAGCCAGCGTTGCTCGTGAGTCAGCGTCTGCGCAGAGAACTGTTCAGCACTCTTCAACGTGTTGAGCTCGGTGCTTTGGAAAAGCTCTCAGCGGGCGATCTGACCTACCGCTTAACAGAGGATGCTGATCGCGTCAGTGAGGTGCTCTACAAGACGATCCACGACACCGTCCCCAGCGTGCTGCAACTCCTGGTGGTGCTGGGGACCATGCTCTGGCTTGACTGGAAGCTCACCATTGCCATCCTTTTGCTGGCGCCGGTGATCGTTTGGTTGATCAGCCTTTTCGGTGCGCAGGTGATGCGGGCTACCGAGCGGAGTCAGAAAAAGGTAAGCGAGCTGGCAGGGCTTCTCGGTGAGGCGATCGAGGGCTTGCCTCTGGTGCGAGCCTTTGCGGCGGAACCCTGGTTGCAGGATCGCTTCGAACAGGAAATCTCCCAGCACCGTCAAGCTCGTCAGCGCACCTACTTGCTGGTGGCTTTGCAGCACCCTGTGGTGGGGATCATTGAGGTGATCGGTTTATTTGCTGTTCTTGGGCTAGCTGCCTGGAGGATTGAAAGCGGAGATCTGACGATCCCCGGTCTCAGCAGCTATCTCACCGGTTTGATCGTGCTGATCGATCCAATCGCTCATGTCACGAACAACTTCAATGAGTTTCAGCAGGGCCAGGCCTCTTTGCGGCGCTTGCGCGAAATTGAGCAGGAGCCACTTGAGCCCAGCGATCCGGCTGACTCCGTATCGCTTGGGGACGTAAAAGGCGCCCTAAGCCTTGAGTCACTGAGTTTCCACTACGTTAAGGGTCAGACTGTTCTTGATCGTCTAGACCTTCAGGTGCCGGCTGGTTCAGTGCTGGCGGTTGTGGGGCCTTCCGGTGCTGGTAAAAGCACCCTGTTCTCCTTGCTGTTGCGTTTCAACACTGCACAACAGGGAAGTATTTTGCTTGATGGTGTTGACATCAGCTCCATGCGATCCCGGGAGCTGCGTCAACGGGTGGCTCTGGTTCCCCAGCGAACAACTGTTTTCTCCGGATCGATCGCTGAAGCCATTCGCTTTGGACGTCGTGCCACCCATGAACAGATGGTCAGTGCTGCCCGGCTGGCCAACGCCGATGATTTTATTCAGGCGCTTCCTGATGGCTACAACACGAAGTTGGAGGAGCGTGGAAGCAATCTCTCCGGAGGCCAGCTGCAGCGCATTGCGATTGCCCGAGCGGTCCTGGGCGATCCTGCAATCTTGCTCCTGGATGAAGCAACAAGTGCACTGGATGCTGAGGCGGAGGCGGCTGTGCAACTAGGCCTCAATCGGGCCATGGCGGATCGCACGGTGATTGTGATTGCCCATCGCCTTGCCACGGTTCAGGAGGCTGACAAGATCGTTGTCCTGGAGCATGGGCGGATCGTCGAGTTGGGATCCCATGCAGAGCTCATGAACGCCTATGGCCGTTATCGTGATCTTTGTGAACGCCAAATCATTCGCGGAGTTGAGGTCACTTGA
- a CDS encoding DUF6447 family protein — protein MSSSVQNDSPVLTFEGKRYDLNTLPDELKELVRGMQVADAQLRMHEDTLKVLAVGRQSLAMQLNEKLEDVTPLPEGEG, from the coding sequence ATGAGCAGCTCAGTCCAAAACGACAGCCCTGTCCTGACGTTCGAGGGTAAGCGTTATGACCTGAACACCCTTCCCGATGAACTCAAGGAGCTAGTGCGTGGAATGCAGGTCGCTGACGCTCAGTTGCGTATGCACGAAGACACACTCAAGGTTCTGGCAGTTGGTCGCCAAAGTCTTGCTATGCAGCTCAATGAAAAACTCGAGGACGTAACTCCTCTCCCAGAGGGTGAAGGTTGA
- a CDS encoding alanine/glycine:cation symporter family protein, giving the protein MGGLETAIRAINDPINGLVWGWPTVSLIALTGMVLMFGLRLMPLRRLGYGIAMMLRPAHQETDGEITPFQALMTSLSATIGTGNIAGVAGAIAVGGPGAVFWMWIIALFGIATKYAEAVLAVRFRTTDANGQHVGGPMYYILNGLGSRWAWMAVLFALFGMLAGFGIGNGVQAFEVSSALSLIGVPKLVTGIALGAMVFAVVIGGIQRIAQAASAIVPLMSVLYVGACLLVLLLNAGAVPEAFSTIVGNAFTGEAAVGGALGQVILMGFKRGIFSNEAGLGSAPMAHAAAKTTDPVRQGTVAMLGTFIDTLIICTMTALVIITTKAHELMNGAGERLSGADLSIAAFNAGLPGSGTVVTVGLVVFAFTTILGWSFYGERCTTFLFGEQAVLPFRLVWVAVVVIGAVAGDRGVVWSIADTLNGLMALPNLVALLLLSGTVIKLTSNYRFDR; this is encoded by the coding sequence ATGGGTGGTCTCGAAACAGCGATCCGGGCCATCAACGATCCGATCAACGGTCTGGTGTGGGGTTGGCCCACCGTCAGTCTGATTGCCCTGACTGGCATGGTTCTGATGTTCGGCCTGCGGCTGATGCCGTTGCGACGGCTGGGCTACGGCATCGCGATGATGTTGCGCCCTGCTCATCAGGAAACGGACGGGGAGATCACACCGTTTCAGGCGCTGATGACCTCCCTTTCGGCAACGATTGGCACAGGCAACATCGCCGGTGTGGCGGGTGCCATCGCCGTTGGTGGCCCCGGTGCGGTGTTCTGGATGTGGATCATCGCCCTGTTCGGTATCGCCACCAAATACGCCGAAGCGGTGCTGGCGGTTCGCTTCCGCACCACCGATGCCAACGGACAACATGTTGGTGGCCCGATGTATTACATCCTCAACGGCCTTGGCAGCCGCTGGGCCTGGATGGCTGTGCTGTTTGCCCTGTTCGGCATGTTGGCTGGCTTCGGCATCGGCAATGGTGTCCAGGCCTTTGAAGTGTCTTCGGCGCTGAGCCTGATCGGCGTGCCCAAGTTGGTGACCGGCATTGCGCTGGGGGCCATGGTGTTTGCCGTTGTCATCGGGGGGATCCAGCGCATCGCCCAGGCCGCTTCCGCCATCGTTCCCCTGATGTCCGTTCTGTATGTCGGGGCCTGTCTTCTCGTACTGCTGCTGAATGCTGGCGCCGTGCCTGAAGCCTTCTCCACGATCGTCGGCAATGCATTCACCGGAGAGGCTGCCGTCGGTGGAGCCCTTGGTCAGGTCATTCTGATGGGTTTCAAGCGCGGGATCTTCTCCAATGAAGCGGGCCTGGGAAGCGCACCGATGGCTCATGCTGCAGCCAAAACCACCGATCCGGTGCGGCAGGGAACCGTGGCCATGCTCGGCACCTTCATTGACACCCTGATCATCTGCACAATGACCGCCTTGGTGATCATCACCACCAAGGCCCATGAACTAATGAATGGAGCGGGAGAACGACTCAGCGGCGCTGATCTCTCCATCGCTGCTTTCAACGCAGGCTTGCCTGGCAGTGGAACTGTCGTGACGGTTGGACTGGTGGTGTTTGCTTTCACCACCATCCTTGGATGGAGTTTCTATGGAGAACGTTGCACGACATTCCTGTTCGGCGAACAAGCCGTATTGCCCTTTCGTCTTGTCTGGGTTGCCGTCGTGGTAATTGGAGCCGTTGCTGGCGATCGCGGCGTGGTGTGGTCAATCGCCGACACCCTGAACGGCCTGATGGCGTTGCCGAATTTGGTAGCTCTGCTGTTGCTTTCAGGAACAGTCATCAAACTAACCAGTAACTACCGCTTCGATCGTTGA
- a CDS encoding DUF3386 domain-containing protein, which translates to MTASAPVKPGSDLRDQFRRAYENRYTWDPGFSGYRGRCIWQQGEQQVEGRFEVGADLKTKVEGIDDADVLKAVQSQLWEVAIHRVRRSFEQTHGENQFTAGDTDAVGTEVLVSGKGEGDRYRIKDDVVTMVHRHIHGTVVTIFTTEVTNTSTGYLSHTYTSQYADPATGEAKGGRSSFKDTFTPLSGDGPWVLTERVIDTEAHGETAAGSQTFRFDDLQAL; encoded by the coding sequence GTGACCGCCTCCGCCCCCGTCAAACCCGGCAGCGATCTTCGCGATCAGTTCCGGCGTGCCTACGAAAACCGTTACACCTGGGATCCTGGCTTTTCCGGCTACCGCGGCCGCTGCATCTGGCAGCAAGGGGAACAACAGGTTGAAGGCCGCTTTGAAGTGGGCGCAGACCTTAAAACCAAGGTGGAGGGCATCGACGATGCAGATGTTTTGAAAGCGGTTCAGTCCCAGCTCTGGGAGGTGGCCATCCACCGCGTCCGCCGCAGCTTCGAACAGACCCATGGCGAGAACCAGTTCACCGCTGGCGATACCGATGCCGTTGGAACCGAGGTGCTGGTCAGTGGCAAAGGCGAAGGAGACCGCTACCGCATCAAGGATGACGTCGTGACCATGGTGCATCGTCATATTCACGGAACGGTCGTGACGATCTTCACGACCGAGGTCACCAACACCAGCACCGGCTATCTCAGCCACACGTACACCAGCCAATACGCCGACCCGGCCACGGGTGAGGCGAAGGGTGGACGCAGCAGCTTCAAGGACACCTTCACCCCTCTCTCCGGAGATGGTCCGTGGGTGTTGACAGAGCGCGTTATCGACACCGAAGCCCATGGCGAGACAGCAGCTGGATCCCAGACATTCCGCTTCGACGATCTGCAAGCCCTTTGA
- the carB gene encoding carbamoyl-phosphate synthase large subunit has translation MPRRTDLRRILLLGSGPIVIGQACEFDYSGTQACKALRSEGYEVILVNSNPASIMTDPEMADRTYIEPLTPDVVTRVIERERPDALLPTMGGQTALNLAVTLAENGTLERYGVELIGADLQAIQKAEDRLLFKQAMERIGVQVCPSGIASTLEEAEAVGAAIGSFPRIIRPAFTLGGSGGGIAYNPEEYAAICKSGLEASPVSQILIEQSLLGWKEFELEVMRDQADNVVILCSIENLDPMGVHTGDSITVAPAQTLTDREYQRLRDQSIAIIREIGVATGGSNIQFAINPDNGDVVVIEMNPRVSRSSALASKATGFPIAKIAARLAIGFTLDEILNDITGKTPACFEPTIDYVVTKIPRFAFEKFRGSPAVLTTSMKSVGEAMAIGRSFEESFQKAMRSLETGYSGWGGDRPEPELSEADIDRLLRTPSPERILCVRSAMLRGRSDAEIHRISSIDPWFLAKLRSIVDAEQQLLRGRQLGDLSAPKLLELKQLGFSDRQIAWQTDSDELSVRRHRHDHGIRAVFKTVDTCAAEFASTTPYHYSTYERSIQQLNSDGSLTTLSPASEVSNSSSGRKVMILGGGPNRIGQGIEFDYCCCHASFAAQDAGITSVMVNSNPETVSTDYDTSDSLYFEPLTLEDVLNVIEVEQPDGVVVQFGGQTPLKLAIPLLNWLNSEEGRATGTQIWGTSPESIDRAEDREQFEAILSQLEIRQPRHGLARSETEARDVATRVGYPVVVRPSYVLGGRAMEVVFDEQELNRYMLEAVQVEPDHPVLIDQYLENAVEVDVDALCDHEGNVVIGGLMEHIEPAGIHSGDSACCLPAVSLGEGALGTIREWSRGLALALKVQGLINLQFAVQRNAEGEEVVYIIEANPRASRTVPFVAKATGQPLARIATRLMAGETLQQVGLTTEPQPPLQTIKEAVLPFRRFPGADTVLGPEMRSTGEVMGSADSFGMAYAKAELGAGEALPTTGTVFLSTHNRDKPALVPVAERLAKLGFDLIATSGTADVLTKAGLTVNAVLKVHEGRPNIEDMIRSNQVQLVINTPIGRQAAHDDKYLRRAALDYAVPTVTTLAGARAAVEAIATLQSQPTLSINALQDVHGTRR, from the coding sequence ATGCCTCGGAGGACCGATCTGCGGCGCATCCTTCTGCTGGGCTCCGGTCCGATCGTGATCGGACAAGCCTGTGAATTCGACTATTCCGGAACCCAGGCCTGCAAAGCATTGCGGTCTGAGGGGTACGAGGTGATCCTCGTGAACTCCAATCCGGCTTCAATCATGACCGATCCGGAGATGGCGGATCGGACCTACATCGAACCACTGACGCCTGATGTCGTCACCCGTGTGATCGAACGGGAGCGTCCGGATGCACTGCTGCCAACCATGGGCGGGCAGACCGCTCTGAACCTTGCCGTCACCCTGGCGGAAAACGGCACCCTGGAGCGTTACGGGGTTGAGCTGATCGGAGCCGATCTCCAGGCCATCCAGAAGGCGGAGGACCGTCTGCTGTTCAAGCAGGCGATGGAACGCATCGGAGTGCAGGTCTGCCCATCCGGCATCGCCTCCACCCTGGAAGAAGCTGAAGCTGTGGGAGCCGCCATCGGCAGCTTCCCGAGAATCATCCGACCGGCCTTCACCCTGGGGGGTAGTGGAGGAGGGATCGCATACAACCCTGAGGAGTACGCCGCCATCTGCAAAAGCGGTCTGGAAGCCAGTCCGGTCTCCCAGATCCTGATCGAACAGTCCTTGCTGGGTTGGAAGGAATTTGAACTCGAGGTGATGCGCGATCAGGCGGACAACGTCGTGATCCTCTGCAGCATCGAAAACCTGGATCCGATGGGCGTCCATACGGGCGACTCCATCACGGTGGCTCCGGCACAGACGCTGACGGATCGGGAGTACCAGCGACTGCGGGACCAATCGATCGCGATCATCCGCGAAATCGGCGTTGCCACCGGAGGCAGCAACATCCAGTTCGCCATCAACCCCGACAACGGCGATGTGGTGGTGATCGAAATGAATCCAAGGGTGAGCCGGTCCTCGGCCTTGGCCAGCAAAGCCACCGGATTCCCGATCGCCAAAATCGCCGCTCGGTTGGCCATCGGCTTCACGCTTGACGAGATCCTCAACGACATCACCGGTAAGACACCGGCCTGTTTTGAGCCCACCATTGATTACGTGGTCACCAAGATTCCACGGTTCGCTTTTGAAAAATTCAGGGGCAGCCCGGCGGTGCTCACCACATCGATGAAGTCGGTGGGAGAAGCGATGGCCATCGGCCGCAGCTTCGAGGAATCCTTCCAGAAAGCGATGCGTTCCCTGGAAACCGGTTATTCCGGATGGGGTGGGGACAGACCGGAACCGGAGCTCAGTGAAGCCGATATCGATCGCCTGCTGCGCACCCCGTCACCGGAGCGGATTCTCTGCGTCCGCAGCGCCATGCTGCGTGGCCGTAGCGATGCTGAGATTCACCGGATCAGCAGCATTGATCCCTGGTTCCTGGCCAAGCTGCGAAGCATCGTCGACGCTGAGCAACAGCTGTTGCGCGGTCGGCAGCTGGGCGACCTTTCCGCTCCGAAGTTGCTCGAACTCAAGCAACTCGGCTTTTCGGATCGCCAGATCGCCTGGCAGACCGATAGCGATGAATTGAGTGTGCGGCGTCATCGCCATGACCACGGGATCCGAGCCGTGTTCAAGACCGTTGACACCTGTGCGGCTGAATTCGCATCCACCACGCCATATCACTACTCGACCTACGAGCGCTCGATCCAACAGCTGAACAGCGACGGAAGCCTCACAACGCTGTCCCCAGCCAGCGAAGTGAGTAATAGCAGCAGCGGGCGCAAGGTGATGATCCTTGGGGGCGGGCCCAACCGAATTGGCCAGGGGATCGAATTCGACTACTGCTGCTGCCATGCCTCCTTCGCCGCTCAGGACGCAGGCATCACATCGGTGATGGTGAACAGCAACCCGGAGACCGTCTCGACGGACTACGACACCAGCGACAGCCTTTATTTCGAACCCCTCACCCTCGAGGATGTCCTCAATGTGATCGAGGTCGAGCAACCGGACGGCGTGGTGGTCCAGTTCGGGGGGCAGACCCCATTGAAACTGGCGATTCCCCTGCTGAACTGGCTCAACTCCGAGGAAGGTCGCGCCACAGGGACCCAGATCTGGGGCACGTCTCCGGAGTCGATCGACCGTGCTGAAGATCGCGAGCAGTTCGAAGCGATCCTGAGCCAACTGGAGATTCGCCAGCCCCGGCATGGCCTGGCCCGCAGTGAGACGGAAGCCCGGGATGTGGCGACCCGCGTGGGCTATCCGGTGGTGGTCCGCCCGTCCTATGTGCTGGGTGGTCGCGCCATGGAGGTGGTCTTCGACGAACAGGAGCTGAATCGCTACATGCTGGAGGCGGTTCAGGTGGAACCCGACCATCCGGTGCTGATCGACCAGTACCTGGAAAATGCGGTTGAGGTGGACGTCGATGCGCTCTGCGACCACGAAGGCAACGTGGTCATCGGCGGCCTGATGGAACACATCGAACCGGCGGGCATCCATTCCGGTGATTCCGCCTGCTGCCTTCCCGCCGTCTCTCTTGGAGAGGGAGCCCTCGGCACGATCCGTGAGTGGAGCCGCGGCCTGGCCCTCGCGTTGAAGGTGCAGGGGCTGATCAACCTCCAGTTCGCCGTTCAACGGAACGCCGAGGGTGAGGAAGTCGTTTACATCATCGAGGCCAATCCGCGGGCGTCCCGCACGGTGCCGTTCGTGGCCAAGGCCACCGGTCAGCCCCTGGCTCGCATCGCGACCCGTCTGATGGCTGGCGAAACGCTGCAACAGGTGGGATTGACGACAGAACCTCAACCACCACTGCAAACGATCAAGGAAGCCGTGCTGCCGTTCAGACGCTTCCCAGGTGCAGACACGGTGCTAGGCCCGGAAATGCGCTCCACCGGTGAGGTGATGGGGTCTGCCGACAGTTTCGGGATGGCCTACGCCAAGGCTGAACTGGGCGCCGGCGAAGCACTCCCCACCACCGGCACGGTGTTCCTGTCGACCCATAACCGTGACAAGCCCGCTCTGGTTCCTGTGGCCGAACGACTTGCCAAATTGGGCTTCGATCTGATCGCCACCTCAGGCACCGCTGATGTTCTGACCAAGGCGGGGCTGACGGTGAACGCTGTGCTGAAGGTGCATGAGGGTCGCCCCAACATCGAGGACATGATCCGGTCCAATCAGGTGCAGCTGGTGATTAACACCCCCATCGGCCGCCAGGCTGCCCATGACGACAAGTACCTGCGCCGGGCAGCCCTGGACTATGCCGTTCCCACTGTCACCACCCTGGCTGGTGCCCGCGCTGCGGTGGAGGCCATCGCCACACTTCAGAGCCAGCCCACCCTCAGCATCAATGCTCTGCAGGACGTCCATGGCACCCGGCGGTGA
- a CDS encoding DUF3318 domain-containing protein — MSELQRLKGLLPPEMQSWVFVETAAAVDPPLITLEEIGRDEVEIQVDLDAWDSMALDHRNLLFWHEVGRIQNDTIPRDGWEMAALAIGLGGAIGELWVQDGLLLMMALGLSGFAGYRLYLKNNSEKRLQDAISADERAIDLACRFGYSVPNAYRSLGGALKELVEQTRKKKRRSYYEDRLEALRKSASKARAEMAQQEGSRSSVTSENVYG, encoded by the coding sequence ATGAGTGAGCTCCAGCGCCTGAAGGGGTTGCTGCCACCGGAAATGCAGAGCTGGGTGTTTGTGGAGACTGCTGCAGCAGTCGATCCACCTCTGATCACGCTCGAGGAGATCGGCCGTGATGAGGTGGAAATCCAAGTTGACCTTGATGCCTGGGATTCCATGGCGTTGGACCACCGCAACCTGCTGTTCTGGCATGAAGTCGGTCGCATTCAGAACGACACGATTCCGCGCGACGGCTGGGAAATGGCAGCCTTGGCGATCGGTCTGGGCGGCGCCATCGGTGAACTCTGGGTTCAGGATGGCCTGCTGCTGATGATGGCTCTTGGGTTGTCTGGTTTTGCCGGTTATCGGCTCTATCTAAAGAACAATTCCGAAAAACGCCTGCAGGACGCCATCAGCGCCGACGAACGCGCCATTGATCTGGCCTGCCGGTTTGGCTACAGCGTGCCCAACGCTTACCGAAGCCTCGGTGGCGCTCTGAAGGAACTGGTTGAGCAGACCCGCAAGAAGAAGCGGAGGAGTTACTACGAAGATCGTCTGGAGGCACTGCGCAAGAGCGCCAGCAAAGCCCGTGCTGAGATGGCCCAGCAGGAAGGCTCCCGTAGTTCCGTCACCAGCGAGAACGTTTATGGATAG
- the rsfS gene encoding ribosome silencing factor, whose product MDSQQLADLAAEACDDRKASDIRLIRVDEVSSLADWMVIAGGQSDVQVRAIARSVEDRLETEAERLPLRKEGVQEGRWALLDYGELIVHVLMPDERGYYDLEAFWSHGETRAFLPSPTVS is encoded by the coding sequence ATGGATAGTCAACAGTTGGCGGATCTTGCTGCCGAGGCCTGTGATGACCGCAAGGCATCCGACATCCGATTGATTCGGGTGGACGAGGTGTCGAGCCTGGCGGATTGGATGGTGATCGCCGGCGGCCAATCGGATGTGCAGGTGCGAGCCATCGCACGATCCGTCGAGGATCGATTAGAAACCGAGGCGGAGCGCCTGCCTTTGCGCAAAGAAGGTGTGCAGGAAGGCCGCTGGGCGTTGCTTGATTACGGCGAGCTGATCGTCCATGTGCTGATGCCCGATGAGCGGGGCTACTACGACCTTGAAGCCTTCTGGAGCCACGGGGAGACCCGCGCCTTCCTACCGTCACCCACAGTGAGCTGA
- a CDS encoding CGLD27 family protein — MDELVSCPVPPEQRPLEEFQQLSESWFFSWPTGEVSSLKRSLLISWMLMLPLCTLVASGSLTLKADPPRLVVAGAVAALVLPLLLLVRQWLGWTYVMHRLLSESVDYEESGWYDGQTWEKPLSWRTRDLLVARHEVRPILSRLGRAMAMAAGLMLGGASLCQAL, encoded by the coding sequence ATGGACGAGCTCGTCTCCTGCCCCGTACCTCCGGAGCAGAGACCGCTGGAGGAATTTCAGCAGCTCTCCGAGTCCTGGTTTTTCTCCTGGCCAACGGGAGAGGTGTCGTCCCTGAAGCGCAGTCTGCTGATCAGCTGGATGTTGATGCTGCCGCTCTGCACACTGGTTGCCAGTGGCAGCTTGACCCTGAAAGCGGACCCTCCCCGACTCGTCGTGGCAGGAGCCGTCGCCGCTTTAGTCCTCCCCTTGTTGCTGCTGGTGCGCCAGTGGTTGGGCTGGACCTACGTTATGCATAGGCTCCTGTCTGAAAGCGTTGATTACGAGGAATCCGGTTGGTATGACGGCCAGACCTGGGAAAAGCCCCTGTCGTGGCGGACTCGTGATCTTCTGGTGGCGCGTCACGAGGTCCGTCCAATTCTGAGCCGGTTGGGTCGGGCCATGGCCATGGCTGCTGGACTGATGCTGGGGGGTGCGAGCCTCTGTCAGGCTCTCTGA
- a CDS encoding asparaginase, with amino-acid sequence MTLSSGFSGTSRSGTAPLEVTLKRGCIAESVHRVHAVVCDGRGRVLMSAGEAGLQTFIRSALKPFQALPFLSSGAAAAMDAGERGLAISCASHSGSHGHAREAFKLLWKAELEASHLQCPVPLGSESPLQHNCSGKHAAFLATSRKMAWPLDSYLQSDHPLQVEINRRVAELLGLPAEELVAARDDCGAPTLRLQLAQMALLYAHLGASRHAELEQISRAMLAHPDLVAGDGRFDTELMRRSHGQVLSKGGAEGVQCLSRVGEGLGVAIKVEDGSRRAKQAVALHLLGQLEWLTPLGLEELEDQVLIVNPGVSLEVQGALKFQQS; translated from the coding sequence ATGACCCTTTCCTCGGGATTCAGCGGCACCTCCCGCTCCGGTACGGCGCCATTGGAGGTCACCTTAAAGCGGGGCTGCATCGCCGAATCGGTTCATCGGGTGCATGCGGTGGTTTGTGATGGCCGCGGCCGTGTGCTGATGTCGGCAGGCGAGGCCGGCTTGCAGACCTTCATTCGATCGGCTCTGAAACCCTTCCAGGCGCTGCCATTTCTCAGCAGTGGTGCTGCGGCAGCGATGGATGCGGGTGAACGTGGTCTGGCCATCAGCTGTGCGTCCCATTCGGGTAGTCACGGCCATGCCCGGGAAGCCTTCAAGTTGCTCTGGAAGGCCGAATTGGAGGCGAGCCATCTGCAGTGCCCCGTGCCGTTGGGGTCGGAGAGTCCGCTTCAGCACAACTGCTCTGGGAAGCATGCGGCGTTTCTGGCCACCAGTCGGAAGATGGCTTGGCCCTTGGACAGCTATCTGCAGAGCGATCACCCCCTTCAGGTGGAGATCAACCGACGTGTGGCCGAGCTGCTGGGTTTGCCTGCCGAGGAGTTGGTGGCAGCGAGGGATGACTGTGGCGCCCCAACGCTGAGGCTGCAGCTGGCCCAGATGGCTTTGCTCTACGCCCATCTGGGTGCGTCACGCCATGCGGAACTGGAGCAGATCAGCCGGGCGATGCTGGCCCATCCGGATCTGGTTGCAGGGGACGGTCGATTCGATACGGAGCTGATGCGCCGCAGCCACGGCCAGGTGCTGTCCAAAGGTGGAGCTGAGGGGGTCCAGTGTCTGAGCCGCGTCGGGGAGGGGCTCGGGGTTGCCATCAAGGTGGAAGATGGCTCCCGTCGTGCCAAACAGGCCGTCGCCCTTCATCTTCTGGGGCAGCTGGAGTGGTTGACACCGCTTGGGCTCGAAGAACTCGAGGATCAGGTCCTGATCGTCAACCCAGGCGTCAGCCTGGAGGTGCAGGGGGCCTTGAAGTTTCAGCAAAGCTGA